From the Streptomyces pluripotens genome, one window contains:
- a CDS encoding rhomboid family intramembrane serine protease encodes MINEARKAFFVMFGFLVAVWLVQLANYADQYALSRNYGLVSGDLGTLPNVLTAPFLHWSWAHIESNSGPLFVFGFLAAYRGVVRFFGLSLLVALASGLTVWFLERGDVETVGASGLIFGYFGYVVVRGLFDRHLIDTLIGVVMAASFAYLLTVAVPGTPGVSWLGHLGGLAGGLLGAWLLRDRRSRAVGTSPSGDGAEITARTGGHVRSEAPQVGAPHADGSQVDGSRAGNPRADLYKELGDLGLL; translated from the coding sequence ATGATCAACGAGGCGCGGAAGGCGTTCTTCGTGATGTTCGGGTTCCTGGTCGCGGTGTGGTTGGTGCAACTCGCCAACTATGCGGACCAGTACGCATTGTCGCGGAACTACGGGCTGGTATCCGGTGACCTCGGCACCCTGCCGAACGTCCTCACCGCGCCCTTCCTGCACTGGAGCTGGGCGCACATCGAGAGCAACTCCGGACCACTGTTCGTGTTCGGATTCCTCGCCGCCTACCGAGGAGTGGTCCGCTTCTTCGGGCTGAGCCTGCTCGTCGCACTGGCCAGTGGGCTCACGGTCTGGTTCCTGGAGCGGGGTGACGTGGAAACGGTCGGCGCCAGTGGCTTGATCTTCGGGTACTTCGGCTATGTCGTCGTACGGGGACTCTTCGACCGGCACCTGATCGACACGCTGATCGGTGTCGTCATGGCGGCTTCCTTCGCCTACTTGCTCACCGTGGCCGTGCCCGGCACACCGGGAGTGAGCTGGCTGGGGCACCTCGGAGGACTGGCCGGCGGCCTGCTGGGGGCCTGGCTCTTGCGGGACCGACGGTCGAGGGCGGTCGGAACCTCACCTTCCGGTGATGGCGCCGAGATCACCGCTCGCACCGGCGGGCACGTGCGCTCCGAGGCTCCACAGGTCGGTGCTCCGCACGCTGACGGTTCGCAGGTTGACGGTTCGCGCGCCGGCAACCCGCGTGCCGACCTGTACAAGGAACTCGGAGATCTGGGCCTGCTCTGA
- a CDS encoding response regulator — MLRRRDSRPDHAGGPWKNQAISDRPKWNGMKELTALIQALTGLAWPAIVGITLWRLFPTLKEIMRSRGFTVKVGQAELSVQEVSEQVLKATADMQGHLATVMAHQTSEATPPTQILHRILWVDDHPENHAYMAEQLRTLGVTVQTATSTSAANRAISMSSEPFDAIISDMSREEGGTTNRDAGLDWIREVRGQGYETPLFIYASPQQASRISEITDAGGNGATSSFSELFNLLRRVGEFPRHAV, encoded by the coding sequence ATGCTGCGTCGCCGCGACTCCCGACCGGATCACGCGGGAGGGCCGTGGAAGAATCAAGCGATCTCGGACCGGCCGAAGTGGAACGGCATGAAGGAATTAACGGCACTGATACAGGCGCTCACCGGACTGGCATGGCCAGCGATCGTCGGCATTACGCTCTGGCGGCTCTTCCCGACATTGAAGGAAATCATGCGTTCGCGCGGTTTCACGGTGAAGGTCGGGCAGGCGGAGCTGAGCGTTCAGGAGGTGTCGGAACAGGTCCTCAAAGCCACCGCGGACATGCAGGGACACCTGGCCACCGTCATGGCACACCAGACATCCGAAGCAACGCCCCCCACGCAGATCCTCCACAGAATCCTCTGGGTCGACGACCATCCGGAGAACCATGCTTACATGGCAGAACAGCTGAGAACCCTCGGCGTTACCGTGCAGACCGCCACGTCCACCTCTGCCGCGAACCGAGCCATCAGCATGAGTTCCGAACCATTTGATGCCATCATTTCCGACATGAGCAGGGAAGAGGGCGGCACCACCAACAGGGACGCCGGGCTTGATTGGATACGCGAGGTTCGCGGTCAAGGATACGAAACGCCCCTGTTCATCTATGCCTCACCACAACAAGCGAGCAGGATCTCGGAGATCACCGACGCCGGCGGGAACGGCGCCACAAGCTCATTCTCGGAACTGTTCAACCTCCTGAGAAGAGTGGGCGAGTTTCCGCGCCATGCCGTATGA
- a CDS encoding FeoA family protein — translation MLSVQRGAHRNNGADVPVSSTRGARLADLRPGMSGHVTGIDESVEPSTARRLFDLGFAPGAEVTVLRKAPLGDPVVFRVVDYEVALRTAQAVSIQVRRTA, via the coding sequence ATGCTCTCAGTGCAACGGGGCGCGCACCGGAACAACGGTGCGGACGTGCCGGTGAGTTCCACGCGGGGTGCGCGACTGGCCGACTTGCGACCCGGGATGAGCGGCCACGTCACCGGCATCGACGAGTCGGTCGAGCCGAGCACCGCGCGACGGCTGTTCGACTTGGGGTTCGCCCCCGGCGCCGAGGTCACCGTGCTGCGGAAGGCGCCGCTCGGTGACCCTGTGGTCTTCCGGGTCGTGGACTACGAGGTGGCACTGCGCACAGCGCAGGCCGTCAGCATCCAGGTGCGGCGCACCGCATGA
- the feoB gene encoding ferrous iron transporter B — protein sequence MSAHCGSVAQKVTGETRLALVGSPNSGKSTLFNALTGLRTKTGNYPGVTVARYEGLARVGEHEVLIEDLPGTYSLDPISPDEQIVADVLDPNNPELGTPDGILVTIDATTARRSLGLLAQVMQTGLPICVVLTFRDELARRGGSLDVSALRRALGVPVVGVTSGSRNDLARLRSTLLDWAAWERPVVPPPTDPSQRRAWVESLLQSAGYEVPEADRRTRRIDAVLLHPLWGTLIFFATMFAFFQIIFTVAAPMQDAVQSLFDWLGTLVTEYVSNPLLSGFLGNALIGGVGGVLVFLPQIALLFLMISLLEGSGYLSRAAFLMDRIMAKAGLEGRAFVALLSSLACAIPGIMATRSLPSAKDRFATMMGAPLMTCSARLTVYVLLTGLLVGPTSRVGPFGAQGVVMFGLYLVGALSAMVTAWVFKRFSTRGGPVLPFYMEMPSYRLPRLRSVADAIWSACKGFLYKVGRIILLASIGLWLLLSLPMHSDAQLRSAGVDPADRTAVSAYEVDHSYAADIGHAVEPVFAPLGFDWRINVGVLGSLSAREVFVATLGQVAAAQNPDQPAETLKHMTYADGPHQGHKLFTPATTAALLVFFLYALQCMSTIGVMRRETGSWRWPAVAFGYMFVLAWTMAFLTHTLVGLLA from the coding sequence ATGAGCGCGCACTGCGGGTCGGTGGCGCAGAAGGTCACCGGCGAAACCCGCCTGGCTTTGGTGGGCAGCCCGAACTCGGGCAAGAGCACGCTGTTCAACGCCCTGACCGGTCTGCGGACCAAGACCGGCAACTACCCCGGTGTGACCGTCGCGCGCTATGAGGGCCTGGCCCGTGTCGGCGAGCACGAGGTGCTCATCGAGGACCTGCCCGGCACCTACAGTCTCGACCCGATCAGTCCGGACGAACAGATCGTCGCCGATGTCCTCGATCCGAACAATCCGGAACTCGGTACGCCCGACGGGATTCTCGTCACGATCGACGCGACGACAGCGCGTCGCTCCCTCGGGCTGCTCGCCCAGGTCATGCAGACCGGCCTGCCGATCTGCGTGGTGCTCACCTTCCGCGATGAACTGGCCCGCCGCGGCGGCAGCCTTGACGTCTCGGCGCTCCGTCGTGCACTGGGTGTGCCGGTCGTCGGGGTGACCAGCGGATCACGCAACGACCTGGCGCGGTTGCGTTCCACGCTGCTCGATTGGGCCGCATGGGAAAGGCCGGTCGTCCCGCCCCCCACCGACCCCTCGCAGAGACGGGCCTGGGTGGAGTCGCTACTGCAGAGCGCAGGCTACGAGGTACCCGAGGCCGATCGCCGCACGCGGCGCATCGACGCCGTGCTGCTGCACCCGCTGTGGGGCACGCTCATCTTCTTCGCGACCATGTTCGCGTTCTTCCAGATCATCTTCACCGTCGCGGCACCGATGCAGGACGCGGTACAGAGCCTCTTCGACTGGCTCGGCACACTCGTCACCGAGTACGTCTCGAACCCGCTGCTCTCCGGCTTCCTCGGCAATGCCCTGATCGGCGGCGTGGGCGGCGTACTGGTCTTCCTGCCACAGATCGCCCTGCTGTTCCTGATGATCTCGTTGCTGGAGGGCAGTGGCTACCTCTCCCGTGCGGCGTTCCTGATGGACCGGATCATGGCCAAGGCCGGGCTGGAGGGCCGGGCGTTCGTCGCCCTGCTGTCCTCCCTCGCCTGTGCCATCCCGGGGATCATGGCCACCCGCTCCCTGCCGTCGGCCAAGGACCGCTTCGCGACCATGATGGGCGCGCCGCTGATGACCTGCTCGGCGCGGCTGACGGTCTATGTGCTGCTGACCGGCCTGCTGGTGGGTCCCACCAGCAGGGTCGGCCCCTTCGGTGCCCAAGGCGTCGTCATGTTCGGTCTGTACCTGGTCGGTGCGCTCTCGGCCATGGTGACGGCCTGGGTCTTCAAACGCTTCAGCACCCGGGGTGGGCCAGTACTTCCGTTCTACATGGAGATGCCGTCGTACCGGTTGCCGCGGCTGCGGTCGGTGGCCGACGCCATCTGGAGCGCCTGCAAGGGTTTCTTGTACAAGGTCGGCCGGATCATCCTGCTTGCCAGCATCGGGCTCTGGCTCCTGCTCAGCCTGCCCATGCACAGCGATGCGCAACTGCGTTCCGCCGGGGTCGATCCGGCCGACCGTACCGCGGTCTCGGCCTACGAGGTCGACCACAGCTACGCCGCCGACATCGGCCATGCCGTCGAACCCGTCTTCGCACCTCTCGGCTTCGACTGGCGGATCAACGTCGGCGTGCTGGGATCGTTGTCCGCCCGCGAGGTGTTCGTCGCCACCCTCGGCCAGGTCGCCGCCGCCCAGAACCCCGACCAGCCGGCCGAGACCCTGAAGCACATGACCTACGCCGACGGGCCGCACCAGGGACACAAGCTCTTCACTCCAGCCACGACGGCCGCCCTGCTGGTCTTCTTCCTCTACGCGCTGCAGTGCATGTCGACCATCGGCGTCATGCGCCGTGAGACCGGCTCGTGGAGATGGCCCGCGGTCGCCTTCGGGTACATGTTCGTGCTGGCCTGGACCATGGCCTTCCTGACGCACACCCTCGTGGGGCTCCTGGCGTGA
- a CDS encoding NifU family protein, giving the protein MHPEATADPQVVRWVVPAGTLPVVGEIAEAPDDLGQMLHFEDVTSIEVEAQAVVIRLADGQSWSGAGARVRDALSAALQHPQRWRPADPVTEDDMLRAALQDVLDGSVGDYIRSHGGEATIESAHARRAEVRLAGACTHCPAAGFTLRSRIESELRTRFPSLVELRATDQPGKAARPTWLTLRRRSV; this is encoded by the coding sequence ATGCACCCTGAGGCCACGGCCGATCCGCAGGTCGTCCGCTGGGTGGTCCCCGCAGGCACGCTGCCAGTCGTCGGAGAGATCGCCGAAGCGCCGGACGACCTCGGGCAGATGCTCCACTTCGAAGACGTCACCTCCATCGAGGTGGAGGCCCAGGCCGTGGTGATCCGGCTCGCCGACGGCCAGAGCTGGTCCGGCGCGGGAGCGCGGGTGCGCGATGCGCTCAGCGCCGCGCTGCAGCACCCTCAGCGGTGGCGGCCGGCCGACCCGGTCACCGAGGACGACATGCTGCGCGCCGCGCTGCAAGACGTCCTGGACGGATCCGTCGGTGACTACATTCGCTCCCACGGCGGCGAAGCAACGATCGAGTCCGCCCACGCCCGGCGCGCGGAGGTGCGACTGGCGGGCGCCTGCACGCACTGCCCGGCTGCCGGGTTCACCCTCCGCTCCCGCATCGAATCGGAGCTGCGTACTCGGTTCCCCAGCCTGGTCGAGCTACGGGCCACGGATCAGCCCGGCAAAGCGGCGAGGCCCACCTGGCTCACCCTGCGCCGCCGCAGCGTGTGA
- a CDS encoding heavy metal translocating P-type ATPase, which yields MDTADIVVTALATVLIAALGWFFFGPRRARTARMEGGVQRVEVTVRGGYSPDVIRVRQGVPVEFVFDRQESGECTNRVVFPDLRVNELLPAYQRTTVHLRPQQAGSFGFACGMNMIRGTLVVEPATEPGDGPPAVDGTTAVTDGGTDGGTDGGATAVTAGGPHEQVSAADTEAADVAERRAEIADLGRRVAVGAVLTFPVLVAVMAHELFGADWVPGWMLNHWLQLALITPVMFYTGWPIHRIGWLTLGHRGADMNSLVTLGTSAAYGYSVLVTLAPHLLPENLREVYFEAVGVILTLILLGRLLEARAKAGTGEAIRALLGLQARTAHVIREGTEAEIPVEEVVSGDEILVRPGEKIPVDAEVLSGTSAVDESMVTGEPMPVTKRAGDTVIGATVNGTGSLRVRAARVGADTMLAQIVRLVQQAQASKAPIQRLADAISGYFVPAVIAVAIATFTLWYTIGPAPAFTLALVSAVSVLIIACPCALGLATPLSVMVGTGKGARAGILIRSAEALETAHKLDTVVLDKTGTVTAGTPVLTDVSTADGFTEDELLRLVAAAEADSEHPLAAAITDGARTRGLTVPAATAFDSVTGKGIQATVDGKALLVGTARLLADVGIDSDHLATTAHALAAQGKTPVLAAVDGRPAGVLAVADTVKGDSAQAIAALHRLGIQTVILTGDNARTAAAIARQVGVRRVLAEVLPEHKADEVRRLQGEGRTVGMVGDGINDAPALAQADVGLAIGTGTDVAIEAADVTLISGSLSGVVTAIRLSRATMRNIRQNLFFALVYNAVGIPIAAGALYPLWGIRLSPIIAAAAMALSSLSVVTNASRLRRWHPDPLPEAEAGPVQPMVESAADRAAQHPLHADPADTAIDPVCGMRVNPATAPEHRDTATGARHFCSARCAAAYDADPDRYDSAPAGRHGSERLHGRDGHREG from the coding sequence ATGGATACCGCGGACATCGTCGTGACGGCCCTGGCCACCGTGCTCATCGCCGCACTGGGCTGGTTCTTCTTCGGCCCGCGCCGCGCCCGCACCGCCCGCATGGAAGGTGGGGTGCAGCGGGTTGAGGTGACCGTGCGGGGCGGCTACAGCCCGGATGTGATCCGGGTGCGGCAGGGCGTGCCGGTGGAGTTCGTCTTCGACCGGCAGGAATCCGGCGAGTGCACCAACCGGGTCGTCTTCCCCGACCTGCGGGTCAACGAACTGCTCCCCGCCTACCAGCGCACGACCGTACACCTGCGCCCCCAGCAGGCGGGGTCGTTCGGGTTCGCCTGCGGGATGAACATGATCCGCGGCACGCTCGTGGTCGAGCCGGCGACGGAACCGGGTGACGGGCCGCCCGCCGTCGACGGGACGACCGCCGTGACGGACGGAGGAACGGACGGAGGAACGGACGGAGGGGCGACCGCCGTGACGGCCGGGGGGCCACACGAGCAGGTGTCGGCCGCCGACACCGAGGCAGCGGACGTAGCCGAGCGGCGCGCGGAGATCGCGGACCTGGGACGCCGTGTCGCGGTCGGCGCGGTGCTCACGTTCCCGGTGCTGGTCGCGGTGATGGCCCATGAGCTGTTCGGAGCCGACTGGGTACCCGGCTGGATGCTCAACCACTGGCTGCAGCTGGCCCTGATCACGCCCGTGATGTTCTACACGGGCTGGCCGATCCACCGCATCGGTTGGCTGACCCTGGGCCACCGTGGCGCGGACATGAACTCCCTGGTCACGCTGGGTACGTCGGCCGCGTACGGCTACAGCGTGCTGGTCACCCTGGCACCGCACCTGCTGCCGGAAAACCTCCGCGAGGTCTACTTCGAGGCCGTCGGGGTCATCCTCACGTTGATCCTGCTCGGACGACTCCTGGAGGCCCGCGCCAAGGCCGGTACGGGTGAGGCCATCCGCGCGCTGCTGGGACTCCAGGCGCGTACGGCACACGTCATCCGGGAGGGGACCGAGGCGGAGATCCCGGTCGAGGAGGTCGTGTCGGGCGACGAGATCCTGGTGCGGCCCGGTGAGAAGATCCCAGTCGATGCCGAGGTCCTGTCCGGCACGTCGGCGGTGGACGAGTCGATGGTCACCGGTGAGCCGATGCCGGTCACCAAGCGTGCCGGGGACACCGTCATCGGCGCCACCGTGAACGGGACCGGAAGCCTGCGCGTGCGGGCGGCCAGGGTCGGGGCCGACACCATGCTGGCGCAGATCGTCCGGCTGGTGCAGCAGGCCCAGGCGTCCAAAGCGCCCATCCAGCGGCTCGCCGACGCGATTTCCGGGTACTTCGTGCCCGCGGTCATCGCGGTGGCGATCGCAACCTTCACCCTCTGGTACACGATCGGTCCGGCACCCGCATTCACCCTGGCGCTGGTCTCCGCAGTCTCCGTACTGATCATCGCCTGCCCCTGCGCACTGGGCCTGGCCACACCACTGTCGGTGATGGTCGGCACCGGCAAGGGTGCTCGGGCGGGCATCCTGATCCGTTCCGCCGAAGCCCTGGAAACCGCCCACAAGCTGGACACTGTCGTGCTCGACAAGACCGGCACCGTCACGGCGGGCACACCGGTGCTGACCGACGTGAGCACCGCGGACGGCTTCACCGAGGACGAACTGCTGCGCCTTGTGGCCGCCGCCGAGGCCGACAGCGAGCACCCTCTCGCTGCCGCGATCACCGACGGGGCCCGCACCCGCGGCCTCACCGTTCCGGCGGCAACGGCCTTCGACTCGGTCACCGGCAAGGGCATCCAGGCCACCGTGGACGGCAAGGCGCTCCTCGTGGGCACGGCTCGGCTGCTCGCGGACGTCGGCATCGACTCCGATCACCTCGCCACGACCGCCCATGCCCTCGCGGCACAGGGCAAGACCCCCGTTCTGGCGGCGGTCGACGGACGTCCGGCCGGAGTGCTGGCGGTGGCCGACACCGTCAAGGGCGATTCGGCCCAGGCCATCGCCGCCCTGCACCGCCTCGGTATCCAGACGGTGATCCTCACCGGCGACAACGCCCGCACCGCCGCCGCCATCGCCCGGCAGGTCGGCGTACGGCGGGTGCTCGCCGAAGTCCTGCCCGAGCACAAGGCCGACGAGGTCCGCCGCCTCCAGGGAGAGGGACGCACCGTCGGCATGGTCGGCGACGGCATCAACGACGCTCCCGCCCTCGCCCAGGCCGATGTGGGCCTGGCCATCGGCACCGGAACCGATGTCGCCATCGAAGCCGCCGACGTCACCCTCATCTCCGGCTCGCTGTCCGGCGTCGTCACCGCGATCCGGCTGTCCCGCGCGACCATGCGCAACATCCGGCAGAACCTGTTCTTCGCCCTCGTCTACAACGCCGTCGGCATTCCCATCGCCGCAGGCGCCCTCTACCCCTTGTGGGGCATCCGGCTCAGCCCGATCATCGCCGCCGCGGCCATGGCCCTGTCCTCCCTCTCGGTCGTCACCAACGCTTCCCGGCTGCGCCGCTGGCACCCCGACCCACTGCCCGAAGCCGAGGCCGGGCCCGTGCAGCCGATGGTCGAATCCGCCGCGGACCGGGCCGCACAGCACCCCCTGCACGCCGACCCGGCGGACACCGCGATCGACCCGGTCTGCGGAATGCGGGTCAACCCCGCGACAGCCCCCGAGCACCGGGACACCGCCACCGGCGCCCGCCACTTCTGCTCCGCCCGCTGTGCAGCCGCCTACGACGCCGATCCGGACCGCTACGACTCCGCACCGGCCGGGCGGCACGGGTCCGAACGCCTCCACGGGCGGGACGGACACCGCGAAGGGTGA
- a CDS encoding CBS domain-containing protein: MIRAWTVRGGQSGEREQVALSEKLAIVGWKELGDLGDCSSADDIGDLLAKAYPGEAVGTIDSWKRQLWRFITMEIGDYIVMPRKHLSVVALGVLTGPYEFRAEAPPGFRHVRRTSWVRPSVERAAIRGDLRDSMGAFLTVSELSRRDAAARVQALAKTGTDPGYMGDGEPPGSPEDLVTDVRDSGTRQLTARDLIGLWGWKRRTSDVTDLVDQHLAELGLRVDPHFGDGQLDGLVTVSAEGSTELGDGIRDQARGDDQQARPNADGPRDRDLTWRIGNLPFVQEVVTVRAGDALSRAITPMVERDFSQLPVVDHNNVLRGVVTWEGIARAQLGGRTATVANALDPHPETARVEHALFDRMDRIQRSGFTIIVDGENTVIGILTSTDLAGQLKQRIEPFILLEELERRLRRLSKRFSADELPKQIRRTVERGQHPSLGQYVFLVEDAHCWDRLQWPFEQQDISRRLATVRDYRNDLAHWAVDAPAEDAAALAATSGLLRLLKLVDHDPAV, translated from the coding sequence ATGATACGGGCCTGGACGGTGCGGGGCGGGCAGTCCGGGGAACGGGAGCAGGTTGCGCTCTCCGAAAAACTGGCGATCGTCGGCTGGAAGGAGCTCGGCGACCTCGGCGACTGCTCTTCAGCCGACGACATCGGTGATTTGCTGGCCAAGGCGTACCCGGGCGAAGCGGTGGGCACCATCGACAGCTGGAAGCGCCAGCTCTGGCGCTTCATCACGATGGAGATCGGCGACTACATCGTCATGCCGCGCAAGCACCTGTCGGTCGTGGCCCTCGGCGTGCTGACCGGACCGTACGAATTCCGGGCCGAGGCGCCCCCGGGTTTCCGGCACGTGCGGAGGACGAGCTGGGTGCGCCCGTCCGTGGAGCGAGCTGCCATTCGGGGTGATCTACGCGACAGCATGGGGGCCTTCCTCACCGTCAGCGAGTTGAGTCGGCGCGACGCCGCGGCACGCGTCCAGGCTCTCGCCAAGACGGGGACGGACCCGGGTTACATGGGCGACGGCGAGCCCCCGGGCAGCCCGGAGGACTTGGTGACCGATGTCAGGGACAGCGGCACACGGCAGTTGACCGCCCGTGATCTGATCGGCTTGTGGGGGTGGAAGCGGCGCACCTCGGACGTCACCGACTTGGTGGACCAGCACCTCGCGGAGCTCGGGCTCCGGGTCGATCCTCACTTCGGCGACGGGCAATTGGACGGCCTCGTCACCGTGTCCGCGGAGGGGTCCACAGAGCTCGGAGACGGCATCCGTGATCAGGCGCGGGGAGATGACCAGCAGGCACGTCCGAACGCCGATGGCCCGCGTGACCGTGACCTGACCTGGCGTATCGGCAACCTTCCGTTCGTCCAAGAGGTCGTGACGGTCCGGGCGGGCGATGCACTGAGCCGGGCAATCACCCCGATGGTCGAAAGGGACTTCTCCCAGCTTCCGGTGGTGGACCACAACAACGTGCTGCGTGGGGTCGTCACCTGGGAGGGAATCGCACGGGCGCAGCTGGGCGGCAGGACTGCCACGGTGGCCAACGCCCTGGATCCGCATCCCGAGACCGCCCGCGTGGAACATGCCCTTTTCGACCGGATGGATCGCATCCAGCGGAGCGGCTTCACGATCATCGTGGATGGCGAGAACACGGTGATCGGAATTCTGACCTCGACCGATCTCGCGGGGCAGCTGAAGCAGCGCATCGAGCCGTTCATCCTCCTGGAGGAGCTGGAACGGCGGCTGCGCCGTTTGAGCAAGCGCTTCTCCGCCGACGAGCTGCCGAAGCAAATACGCAGGACAGTGGAGCGCGGTCAGCATCCCAGTCTCGGCCAGTACGTCTTCCTGGTGGAGGACGCCCACTGCTGGGACAGACTGCAGTGGCCCTTCGAACAGCAGGACATCAGCCGACGGCTGGCCACCGTGCGGGACTACCGCAATGACCTCGCCCACTGGGCGGTGGATGCGCCTGCCGAGGATGCCGCGGCTCTGGCCGCTACGAGCGGGTTGCTCAGACTCCTGAAGCTCGTGGATCACGACCCGGCCGTCTGA
- a CDS encoding PIN domain-containing protein — protein MTRSPAVPGGTLVLDSEGLAKAVLRDRTVTGWLALARADDLRVITSAATLVEVVHPRINRPALEWTLSRLVVEPVTEPIARHAAALLADAGLHGHKNAIDAMLGATALAAHGPVTVLTSDPDDLTALCGGRVTVIKV, from the coding sequence ATGACCCGCTCCCCCGCCGTCCCCGGCGGCACCCTGGTCCTCGACAGCGAGGGCCTGGCCAAGGCCGTGCTGCGTGACCGCACTGTCACCGGCTGGCTCGCCCTCGCCCGCGCCGACGACCTGCGGGTGATCACCTCCGCGGCAACTCTTGTCGAGGTGGTCCACCCTCGGATCAACCGACCGGCCCTGGAGTGGACGCTCTCCCGCCTGGTCGTCGAACCGGTCACCGAACCCATCGCCCGCCACGCCGCCGCCCTCCTCGCCGACGCCGGCCTGCACGGCCACAAGAACGCCATCGACGCCATGCTCGGCGCCACCGCCCTCGCCGCCCATGGCCCCGTCACCGTGCTCACATCCGACCCGGACGATCTCACCGCACTGTGCGGAGGACGTGTCACCGTCATCAAGGTTTGA
- a CDS encoding CopG family transcriptional regulator has translation MSETTGKYSITMPRDIAEAAKARSGPSGLSAYVAAAVARQIERDNLNEIIQVAEAEHGPVTDEEIQALRDQLHQARQQQTRGGANAA, from the coding sequence ATGTCTGAGACTACCGGCAAGTATTCCATCACGATGCCGCGCGACATCGCGGAAGCGGCCAAGGCCCGCAGCGGACCCTCCGGGCTGTCCGCCTACGTAGCCGCCGCCGTGGCCCGCCAGATCGAACGCGACAACCTCAACGAGATCATCCAGGTTGCCGAGGCCGAGCACGGACCCGTCACCGACGAGGAGATCCAGGCTCTGCGCGATCAGCTCCACCAGGCCCGTCAGCAGCAGACACGAGGCGGGGCAAACGCCGCATGA
- a CDS encoding DUF4291 domain-containing protein, with translation MSTEPGAVQIKPSFLWMMYRCGWGTKEGQETVLSIEITREGFEWALEHACLSHYEHGLHTDRATWKRQLKRAPARVQWDPERDLRLQPLPHRSLQLGLAGEAARLYADEWIVSIVDITPLAHTVHARVRDGDLDTARKLLPHERLYPVSDGILAHLHR, from the coding sequence ATCTCTACCGAACCCGGGGCGGTTCAGATCAAGCCGTCGTTCCTGTGGATGATGTACCGCTGCGGATGGGGCACCAAGGAAGGCCAGGAAACCGTCCTCTCCATCGAAATCACCCGCGAAGGCTTCGAGTGGGCACTGGAACACGCCTGCCTGTCCCACTACGAACACGGGCTCCACACCGACCGCGCCACATGGAAACGCCAGTTGAAACGGGCCCCGGCCCGGGTGCAATGGGACCCCGAACGCGACCTGCGCCTTCAACCACTGCCCCACCGGTCGCTCCAGCTCGGCCTTGCCGGCGAAGCCGCACGCCTCTACGCCGACGAGTGGATCGTTTCCATCGTCGACATCACCCCGCTCGCCCACACGGTCCACGCCCGTGTACGGGACGGAGACCTGGACACAGCCCGGAAACTCCTGCCCCATGAACGCCTGTACCCCGTGAGCGACGGAATCCTGGCCCATCTACACCGATGA